A section of the Excalfactoria chinensis isolate bCotChi1 chromosome 32, bCotChi1.hap2, whole genome shotgun sequence genome encodes:
- the LOC140263673 gene encoding uncharacterized protein: protein MKFYYDFLERISGKEKLEKVVFQAPWLLDMVVSRVAAVASLTSSGRVVVFPRFQREFAPKPPPGKRCKASRVPLPPLGQDKKEESPAFPPLPGWITVTFLVEEQPEETTSDVKRKDSQLPAVPQAPSAKEQPEKQKKAKRSTKSKEPEGKGSPKSKEAEVKHSTKSQEPEGKGSPKSKEAEVKRSTKSKGTAVKRSTKRKEAEMGPAPAAQPPSAKEEEELDFVRVPTIEKVPKKSQAKPRKHSGAPALPQTPLAALWTSSSDTSLPKECTSRAFALMPLRHKGTGWMQSQPAKSKAGLPRRGTSCPL from the exons ATGAAGTTCTACTATGACTTCCTGGAGAGGATCAGCGGGAAAGAGAAGCTGGAAAAGGTTGTTTTCCAG GCGCCCTGGCTGCTGGACATGGTGGTGTCCCGGGTGGCAGCGGTTGCCTCCCTGACCTCCTCTGGCCGAGTCGTGGTCTTTCCCAG GTTTCAACGGGAGTTTGCACCCAAACCACCACCCGGGAAACGCTGCAAAGCCTCCAGAGTGCCATTGCCACCTCTTGGCCAGGACAAGAAAG AGGAATCTCCAGCATTTCCACCCCTCCCCGGCTGGATCACTGTCACCTTTCTGGTGGAAGAACAGCCAGAAGAGACAACAAGCGATGTCAAGAGGAAGGACAG TCAGCTGCCAGCTGTCCCGCAGGCGCCTTCTGCCAAGGAGCAGcctgagaaacaaaagaaggcaAAACGCTCCACCAAAAGCAAGGAACCGGAAGGAAAAGGCTCTCCCAAAAGCAAAGAGGCAGAGGTAAAACACTCCACCAAAAGTCAAGaaccagaaggaaaaggctCTCCCAAAAGCAAAGAGGCAGAGGTAAAACGCTCCACCAAAAGCAAAGGGACAGCGGTAAAACGCTCCACCAAACGCAAAGAGGCAGAGATGGGACCAGCACCGGCAGCGCAACCTCCAAGTgccaaagaagaagaagagctCGACTTTGTGAGAGTCCCCACCATTGAAAAAGTGCCGAAAAAGAGCCAGGCCAAGCCCAGAAAGCACAGtggagccccagccctgccgcAAACACCACTGGCAGCCCTATGGACCTCGAGCTCTGACACCAGCCTGCCCAAGGAGTGCACCAGCAGAGCCTTTGCTCTGATGCCACTGCGGCACAAGGGGACCGGATGGATGCAGAGTCAGCCAGCAAAGAGCAAAGCGGGGCTGCCCAGGCGGGGAACGTCCTGTCCACTCTGA